ACACCTGTTTGATATATGACCAACAGATTAACATATTATTAAAACAAATATATTTTAACATCAAAGTCTTAAAGACAAAaggctttatatatatataacctgAAAGGGTTCCTTGTAGACTATCCATCAAAATGTTTAGGCAGAGAAGAGGTGCCATCTTTGTGACATAATCGACAACTTCCTTCTCATTAGTGAAAATGTAACCGAAAACATGTCGGCTGACAAACACACTTGTGCTAACTATACTTGTCTCGACAATCGCAATAAGAAGGACAACGTGGACAGCCACACGAGCACTTTGTGGGTTTCCAGCTCCTAGTTCGTTCGAGACTCTAGTGCTGGAAAAGAAAAGGCAGAGCAACTACAAACATATTaggagttaatagccaaaatggtccctgaggcttgcttacttttgccactttagtccaaattctaaaatttttaaatctgggtccttgaggtttgcattttgttgccattttagtccaaatttcaaaaacagtaATATTAATTAtgaaaaactcatattaattataataacactaatattaattataaaaaactcatattaatatcaataacactaatattaattataaaaaactcatattaattataataactctaatattaattataaaaaactcatattaattatactaactctaatctttctatactaataaatgaaaatcttttttggacacgtgtcatttcCTGGTGATTTCTCAccttatttttctatttatctctaatattaaataataataataataataataataataataattttaaataaaaatattagataagaataaatacttagataaggataaacatttgtttttattatgatgataataataataattttaaacaaaaaattagttaaaaatacacgtttaacaaaataaaatgttataataagtaaatagtacattaaagtttatttttaaaGTATAAATCTATAgtaagtaaatagtacatcaatgttcatttttaaaagataaatcttgattattgtttgtattaacatataacattatattttattcaacacgtgtaatatacgagtTTATTTAAAAGTATatcttttattatttattatataaaattatatttatgcaacccgtgtaatacacgggttttaacctagtattaattataaaaactcatattaattataataactcgTATAGGCCtgtaggtgtagtataggtctcgCATAGGACTATAGGTCTAGTttaggtctcgtataggcctatacaggtGTTGTGTTATATCATGtacttgttatttttatttatttaaaatagaaaacttgtttttgtataaaagtttgctaaaacgattaatattgtataaaatgtttgttaaaaaaattaaaaaaaaacttatatacgccccatataggcctatacgtggCATATATGGGGCATGGGTCATATATGAGACCTATACGAGGGGTCCTATAcgccccgtataggcctatacgaggcatatagGAGCAGTCAAACCAGAACTGACATGAGTCAGACACTGAATTTGATGTAaccctatacgcctcgtataggcctatacgaggcatatacgTGGCAAATGGTGTCTAAATAGGCAGATAGGGTGTGTGGATAGTTTGAGCCTTATATATACATGTATGTAATATTAGATCTAAAGGTGATAACTGATAATAATGACTCGTTTACCTACGAATCGGTTGACTACCATCTGTTAAAGAAATGAAACATGATAGTTTACTAACCTGATGCCAGCCCCAAATCCATAAGCTATGGCATAAAGTGTAGCAATAGTGTTGAGGCTGTTCAAGAGATGCACAACAAATTAACTAATATCATTACCTTTTTTGGCATATAAAACTGGTTTCATCTGAACACGTGCTTATTCCTAGCCTCGAATAGCGATTTGTTAATGAAAATGAGTGAAACAATAAAGAAATTGTCGCGTACCATATAGAGAGTACTGAAGTTTCAAGCTCCGGATTAGGCAGAAGACCAGACAACAATATTAGAAACTCATATGACCACCATTCAAGACTGCAAGTGATGTTTAGAACACATTAATAAATGTGACAAGgaataaagtctactaaaataaGTGTTTTGGACAAAAAATAATGTACAAATATGATGGGGTTTTTTTCCGCAGATAAAACACTAGTTAAATCATGGGAAATATTTGCGTATATGATCATCTCTAGTCAGGTGTCCTTATTTATGTCCTTACCATTGAATGATTGACATGTCACGTCACTCCATTTTTTTAAGATATAAGAACAAATTCATGTTGCTGACGTGACATGACTTGACAGTTGTAAGGACAAAGCTAAGGACATATGAGTGTTGATGGATTAATTGCGTGTGTTCGGGAGAGATATAGACAGGATTAATTTACCAGATCATGACAGCTGACGGGATAGCATAGCTAAAGAACTGTTTCATCCCATGCAACGCCTCAAGCGATATAGGAGCACGGGTTTTTTCACACGATGGCGAATATTTCATGTAAAAAAACAGAAAAGTAACATTCAACCACATTGCAATATCCATTGATATGGCTGCTCCAATGTTTTTTAATCCTGTTTTATATACTAGAACCCAACAAAGAGGAATGTGTATACATAAAGCAACACTTGAGCTAATGAGCATAGCCAACAACATGCTTTGCATTTGGAAATATCTAATAAGTGGTTGAAGTGTTGCATAAGCGAAGAGTGCCGGAATAAGCCATGTTATGAATTTTCCAGCTTCATGTGAAATCGAAGGGCTTTGGCCCATTAAAATGAGTATATTTTCCATGTGTTTCCATAAGACGGATAGAGGAATGCACACTAGTAGAAGAGAGAAGATGGCTGTGTATATTTGAGCTCCGAATTTTCGGTATTGTTGAGCTCCATATGCTTGTCCACATAATGTTTCTAGTGCACTTGCCATTCCCAACTGTAGGTTCAAAATGTCCAAAACATCATTAGATTTGCTTCAAACTCATTGAATCTAAGTGCATAAAGTCTCTATCTATTATATTAAGTGGACATTTGATACTTAATAGACTCATGAGTAATCTAATACCTTTTATGTGCTACATGAAAAAGACATCTTCAACCATAATACCTTTTCATGTTGGTGTTAAATAACTAACTTATAACCAATTTAATAATAGTACTTAGGTTATAGTTATACTTAGGACatttataataataacaacaatttCCAAAAGGCTCGAGTTTGGCTTGTTTTCTGGGAACAAGCATCTACAACTTTGTTGGTTTAATCCCGATTTCGTTAGTTTGTTAAAGTCTAGTTAGAAAATTCCGTTAGTGGAGTTACTACCTAAAGTGTAATTAGAAGATAGTTTGTGTTAATGTTGTAATAGGTAATAAACTAACCGATGCGTTGCATCTTTTAGGGGAACCGTCGTGTCGCGTCGCTTCTAATGAGACCTCTGTCCATGTATAAATAGGGTTGTTGGTGTTGGGTTTATGGAGGCTTAATTAGTTAATTGGGCCCGTTTTAGAATACACAAAAGCGACATACTAATTAAACTGAAGACCGAAGGCAGGCTCAACCCGTTTCATTTAATTATAGCCCATTTACTTGTTTTCTTAAGGATAAATTATAAACCCTAATATGTAATcatgggtcaagttattctacaaagactccgaatttgtaagaagtgtaagaaagatTTATAGAGTGATAAGTGTCCAACAACCTAaaattaaacccactacatcaccacccaaagtctaaacacccacccccacccccag
This is a stretch of genomic DNA from Helianthus annuus cultivar XRQ/B chromosome 16, HanXRQr2.0-SUNRISE, whole genome shotgun sequence. It encodes these proteins:
- the LOC110920302 gene encoding protein DETOXIFICATION 12; the encoded protein is MQEGLLSETRDRYSRHITWSVFGEEAKKFGYIAGPMVAVTLSQYLLQVVSVMMVGHIGELALSSTAIAISISSVTGFSLLLGMASALETLCGQAYGAQQYRKFGAQIYTAIFSLLLVCIPLSVLWKHMENILILMGQSPSISHEAGKFITWLIPALFAYATLQPLIRYFQMQSMLLAMLISSSVALCIHIPLCWVLVYKTGLKNIGAAISMDIAMWLNVTFLFFYMKYSPSCEKTRAPISLEALHGMKQFFSYAIPSAVMICLEWWSYEFLILLSGLLPNPELETSVLSICLNTIATLYAIAYGFGAGISTRVSNELGAGNPQSARVAVHVVLLIAIVETSIVSTSVFVSRHVFGYIFTNEKEVVDYVTKMAPLLCLNILMDSLQGTLSGVARGVGWQHLGAYINLAAFYLAGIPIAAILGFCTSLRGVGLWIGILVGAFIQLTLLSTVAICTNYEKQAVKVRERLFEEESLLEGLSVPISNIESTSLLS